ACGGAATATCCTCGACCTTGACCTCCATCGCATCATCGCCGAACACGATCACATTCAAACTATCTTTGGGATATTTGGTAAGAATCAACTCGGAGAGCGCCAGCGCAACATTCTTCGCGGGTGTGATGCGATCCTCGCCGTAGAGAATCATGCTATGGCTGATGTCGATCATCAACACCGTCGCACACGTCGTCATATGCTCGGTTTCATAGATCTCGAGATCGTCTTCCGCAATATTGATGTCATCAATACCGGCGCGTTTGAGCGCATTGTTGATGGTGTTGGTAAAATCGAGGTTGCTCGGCGCATCGCCGAAACGATAGCGCTTTGTTTCGGAAAGCCGTTCGATGCCCTCGCCGGATTTGGGAATGCTGTGCTGCCCTCCCATCCGGCTTTTGCGCAGCGACGAAAACACCTGATCGAGTGAATCCTGCCGAATGCGCTTGCCCCCTCGCTTCGTCAGCCGCAGCTCGCGGTTGGTTTCGTCGAGATAGCCCTGTTGTTTCATCCAATCAATAAAATTGCCCAGGCCTTTGCCCGGCTCATCATCAAACAAGCGATGCTTTTGGTCAAGATACGTGAGCCATTGCAGCGCCTGCCCGACATTGCCGTCGCTCTGCAGCAGCAGTTGACTGAACAACTTCATTAAATCATCGAACGTCAAGCGGCTTTTGTTCTGCTCGTCACGCCATTCGGAATAGCGAAAATTCATATCTCCAGCTCGAAGTTATGCTTCTCAGACACCCGCTGTTTTTGGGGTCGGGCAATATGCGAATTTGAAAATGCAAATGCAAGGTTCGGATGATAAAACCCGATTTTTTGTCAGGGCCAACCCGCATATTGTATAATGCTTTTCAGTCGGTTACTCTGCCTTCTCCTCCCAATAGCCGTCCGGATCTTTTTTCTTGCCAAACCAGACCACGGCGTACTGCCCGGCAAGCCCAACGCCGAGACTTCGCCATTCTTCATTTTTCCAAATCGTTTGATTGATGATAACGGCATTGTGTGCCGCGCTGGTTTTCCATCCTTCCAGCGCCTCCTCGGCATTGGCTTCCGCACTCGTCCAATAGCCGATTTCAAAACCGGAGTCTTTATAGTTTGTCAGCTCGGCAGGTTTATCCCACATGCATTTTGCCTGCTTATGGTC
This genomic interval from Cytophagia bacterium CHB2 contains the following:
- a CDS encoding VWA domain-containing protein is translated as MNFRYSEWRDEQNKSRLTFDDLMKLFSQLLLQSDGNVGQALQWLTYLDQKHRLFDDEPGKGLGNFIDWMKQQGYLDETNRELRLTKRGGKRIRQDSLDQVFSSLRKSRMGGQHSIPKSGEGIERLSETKRYRFGDAPSNLDFTNTINNALKRAGIDDINIAEDDLEIYETEHMTTCATVLMIDISHSMILYGEDRITPAKNVALALSELILTKYPKDSLNVIVFGDDAMEVKVEDIPFINVGPFHTNTKAGLQLARTILKRKRNVNKQIFMITDGKPSAIFEYGRIYKNPYGLDRKIVNKTLDEAMLCRREKTTITTFMIADDPWLVDFVNKMTEANRGRAYFSSLNTLGEFVFVDYIRNRRKHVR